The Rhizobium sp. BT03 genome has a window encoding:
- a CDS encoding SDR family oxidoreductase, translating into MTELNGKIAAVTGAASGIGLASTEAMLAAGATVVLVDRDEKALQTACRRLGERAIPLVINLLNPNECAGLLEGVLSKTGRLDILHANAGTYIGGDLVETDLDTIDRMLNLNVNVVIKNVHNVIPHMIERGTGDIVVTSSVAGHSAIPWEPVYSSSKWAMTCFVQTMRRQLLKNGIRVGSVSPGPVISALLADWPEENLRKAKEAGALIEPKEVADAIIFMLTRPRNVTIRDIVVLPSAFDI; encoded by the coding sequence ATGACGGAATTGAATGGGAAGATCGCGGCGGTCACGGGTGCGGCCTCAGGCATAGGATTGGCCTCGACCGAGGCAATGCTTGCCGCCGGCGCAACGGTCGTGCTGGTGGACCGGGATGAAAAGGCGCTCCAGACTGCCTGCCGCCGGCTCGGCGAGCGCGCTATTCCGCTGGTGATCAACCTGCTGAATCCGAACGAGTGCGCGGGATTGCTCGAGGGCGTCCTGTCGAAGACGGGCAGGCTCGATATCCTGCATGCCAATGCAGGCACCTATATCGGCGGCGACCTTGTTGAAACCGACCTCGACACGATCGATCGGATGCTCAATCTCAACGTGAATGTCGTCATCAAGAACGTTCACAATGTCATTCCGCACATGATCGAGCGCGGCACCGGCGACATCGTCGTCACAAGCTCCGTCGCCGGGCATTCGGCAATTCCATGGGAGCCGGTCTATTCGTCGTCGAAATGGGCGATGACCTGCTTCGTCCAGACGATGCGGCGCCAGCTTCTGAAAAACGGCATTCGCGTCGGCTCGGTGTCTCCAGGGCCGGTGATCAGTGCTCTGCTTGCGGACTGGCCGGAGGAAAACCTTCGCAAGGCCAAGGAGGCCGGCGCTCTGATCGAGCCGAAGGAAGTCGCCGACGCGATCATCTTCATGCTGACCAGGCCGCGCAACGTCACCATCCGCGATATCGTGGTGCTTCCCAGCGCATTCGACATCTGA
- a CDS encoding ROK family transcriptional regulator, which produces MNDTVSIGSSPRRIRQNNIVAALQTIYAHRSLSRADLARKLGMNRSSSGEIVGELTEGGFVRESEESGKPRLEHSRAGRPGIMLELVPDAAFFVGIEIGVEHISAAVVDLSADVRVCRKMAFDTPSSTVEEAVAQGIELIIGAMAKSMIERCKGLGISTPAHIRPDGFVTLAPIIGWRDVPLKEIGRSAFLAAFPAAVPIAVENDANAFAIGDSYRHGAAGVTLFLLMETGVGGGIMIDGKLFRGGHGLAGEIGHTLVPGSGGQKFEQLIGREVLIRQYREAVGREGADLQDFLGDVRDRVPAAVNIAETWSRHLAYALLQACRLLDPDRIVLGGSVASLYPMVAARVAVHMSEGQNIAFPTPEIVVDDDAEFGSAFGAACMLHQRFLSLENEEFGSEDGAPAQSALS; this is translated from the coding sequence ATGAACGACACCGTCTCCATCGGAAGTTCGCCGCGCAGGATCCGGCAGAACAACATCGTCGCCGCCTTGCAGACGATCTACGCCCACCGAAGCCTCAGCCGGGCCGATCTCGCCCGCAAGCTCGGCATGAACCGCTCATCCTCCGGGGAGATCGTCGGCGAACTGACGGAAGGCGGATTCGTCCGGGAGTCGGAAGAGAGCGGCAAGCCGCGCCTGGAACATTCCCGTGCCGGCCGTCCCGGCATCATGCTCGAACTGGTTCCCGACGCCGCCTTCTTCGTCGGCATCGAGATCGGCGTCGAGCATATATCGGCAGCCGTCGTCGATCTCTCCGCCGACGTTCGGGTGTGCCGGAAAATGGCGTTCGACACGCCCTCTTCGACGGTGGAGGAGGCGGTGGCGCAGGGTATCGAGCTCATCATCGGCGCCATGGCGAAAAGCATGATCGAAAGGTGCAAAGGTCTCGGCATATCGACGCCGGCCCATATCCGGCCCGATGGATTCGTCACCCTGGCGCCGATCATCGGCTGGCGGGATGTGCCGTTGAAGGAGATCGGCCGATCCGCCTTCCTGGCCGCCTTTCCGGCCGCCGTCCCGATCGCGGTCGAAAACGACGCCAACGCCTTTGCGATCGGCGACAGCTATCGCCACGGCGCCGCAGGGGTGACTCTGTTCCTGCTGATGGAAACGGGCGTCGGCGGCGGTATCATGATCGATGGCAAGCTGTTTCGCGGCGGTCACGGCCTGGCGGGAGAAATCGGCCACACGCTGGTGCCGGGAAGCGGCGGCCAGAAGTTCGAACAGCTGATCGGTCGCGAGGTGCTGATCAGGCAGTATCGCGAGGCCGTCGGGCGCGAGGGCGCCGATCTGCAGGACTTCCTTGGCGACGTTCGCGATCGTGTCCCGGCCGCGGTCAATATCGCCGAAACCTGGTCGCGCCATCTCGCCTATGCATTGCTGCAGGCCTGTCGTCTGCTCGACCCGGACAGGATCGTGCTGGGCGGCTCGGTGGCATCCCTCTATCCGATGGTGGCCGCCCGCGTGGCGGTCCACATGTCGGAAGGCCAGAACATCGCTTTCCCCACGCCGGAGATCGTCGTGGACGATGATGCGGAGTTCGGTTCCGCCTTCGGGGCGGCATGCATGCTGCACCAGCGCTTTCTGTCGCTTGAGAACGAGGAGTTCGGCAGCGAGGACGGTGCGCCGGCCCAATCGGCGCTGAGTTAA
- a CDS encoding class I fructose-bisphosphate aldolase yields MKFARLNRLFGVSGNCFDVAIDHGMFNERTFLAGIENMKTAIEVIAEAGPDAIQLPPGTAPILQAIPGKHRPALVLRTDIANIYGNPLPSQLFSEMIDRPVEQGVALDAACVVVNLLMLPDQPDVYRACVRNVNSLKRECEIYGMPLMVEPLVMQDNSKGAYMVDGAIDKILPLVRQAAELGADIIKADPCDNVEEYHRVVEIAQGLPVLVRGGGRVSDQEILIRTKQLMEQGARGIVYGRNVIQHHNPGGMTRALMAIVHDKASVEQAALHFG; encoded by the coding sequence ATGAAATTCGCGCGGTTGAACCGACTTTTCGGCGTGTCCGGAAATTGCTTTGACGTTGCCATCGATCACGGCATGTTCAATGAACGGACCTTCCTCGCCGGCATCGAGAATATGAAGACGGCCATCGAGGTGATCGCTGAGGCCGGCCCGGATGCCATTCAGCTTCCGCCGGGAACCGCGCCCATCCTGCAGGCCATTCCCGGCAAGCATCGCCCCGCGCTGGTGCTGCGCACCGACATCGCCAATATCTACGGCAATCCCCTGCCGTCTCAATTGTTTTCCGAAATGATCGACAGACCGGTGGAACAGGGCGTTGCGCTGGACGCCGCCTGTGTCGTCGTCAACCTTCTGATGCTGCCGGACCAGCCGGACGTCTATCGGGCCTGCGTGCGCAACGTAAACAGCCTGAAGCGCGAATGCGAGATCTATGGCATGCCGCTGATGGTCGAGCCGCTCGTCATGCAGGACAATTCCAAGGGCGCCTATATGGTCGATGGCGCGATCGACAAGATCCTGCCGCTCGTGCGCCAGGCGGCCGAACTCGGGGCCGACATCATCAAGGCCGACCCATGCGACAATGTCGAGGAATATCACCGCGTGGTCGAGATCGCCCAGGGCCTGCCGGTGCTGGTGCGCGGCGGCGGTCGCGTTTCCGATCAGGAAATCCTGATCCGTACCAAGCAGTTGATGGAGCAGGGCGCCCGTGGCATCGTCTATGGCCGCAACGTCATTCAGCATCACAATCCCGGCGGCATGACGCGGGCCTTGATGGCGATCGTCCATGACAAGGCTTCCGTCGAGCAGGCCGCTCTGCATTTTGGCTGA
- a CDS encoding L-iditol 2-dehydrogenase — MTSTENGRLSGKVALVTGGASGIGKAVCQRFAAEGARVVVADLDGGKCARVAQAIGADAWGVALDVTSQDSIEEAVRFSIAAAGKIDILVNAAGIYEVESILEISRERTAKVFQVNIEGLIFMTQAVARHMVERAAGGRIINFSSQAGRRGEGPAVAYCASKAAVISITQSCALELIRYGINVNAIAPGVVDTPMWDVVDAKLGSREGLRPGEVKARVAAAVPAGRFGAAEEQAAMAAFLAGPDAAYIVAQCYNVDGGNVMS, encoded by the coding sequence ATGACATCTACGGAAAACGGGCGGCTCTCCGGCAAGGTGGCATTGGTCACGGGCGGCGCCAGCGGCATCGGCAAGGCGGTCTGCCAACGCTTCGCCGCCGAAGGCGCCAGGGTCGTGGTCGCGGACCTCGATGGCGGGAAATGCGCGCGGGTAGCGCAGGCGATCGGCGCTGATGCCTGGGGTGTGGCGCTCGATGTGACCAGCCAGGACAGCATCGAAGAGGCCGTGCGTTTTTCCATTGCCGCTGCCGGCAAGATCGACATCCTGGTCAACGCCGCCGGCATCTACGAGGTCGAGTCTATCCTGGAAATATCCCGGGAACGGACCGCAAAGGTGTTTCAGGTCAATATCGAAGGCCTGATCTTCATGACGCAGGCCGTCGCCCGGCACATGGTGGAAAGAGCGGCCGGTGGACGCATCATCAACTTCTCCTCCCAGGCAGGCCGGCGCGGCGAAGGACCGGCGGTGGCTTACTGCGCTTCCAAGGCGGCCGTCATCAGCATCACGCAAAGCTGTGCCCTGGAGCTGATCCGTTACGGCATCAACGTCAACGCCATCGCTCCCGGCGTCGTCGATACGCCGATGTGGGACGTCGTCGACGCAAAACTCGGCAGCCGGGAGGGCTTGCGACCCGGCGAGGTGAAGGCCCGCGTGGCCGCCGCCGTTCCCGCCGGACGATTTGGCGCCGCCGAGGAACAAGCCGCCATGGCGGCCTTCCTGGCCGGGCCCGATGCAGCATACATCGTGGCCCAGTGCTACAATGTCGATGGCGGCAATGTCATGAGCTGA
- a CDS encoding sugar kinase, translated as MASILAPDALGPTVCVGEILVEIVATTVGDGFREAQPLVGPFASGAPAIFISQCGRLGGKAAMVGAVGDDDFGRVNTDRLKRDGVDISAISIDPDYPSGSAFVRYRKDGSRDFVYNIATSAAARFGWSQVVGDLIDRSGHLHVMGSALSVPSARAVIDKAVDIVKARGGTLSVDPNIRKELKLDEDTERRFAELVAAADLLLPSGEELERAAGVEGEAAAIRRLFELGVKEIVLKRGAGGATYFAHQGERIDASAFLVQEVDPTGAGDCFGGAYLTCRRLGMSPQQALTYASAAGARNVTLLGPMEGAGTRAELDAFIASTERRP; from the coding sequence ATGGCATCAATATTGGCTCCGGACGCGCTTGGTCCGACGGTTTGCGTCGGGGAAATCCTCGTCGAGATCGTCGCGACGACGGTTGGAGACGGGTTCCGCGAAGCCCAGCCGCTCGTCGGTCCGTTTGCGAGCGGCGCGCCGGCGATTTTCATTTCGCAATGCGGCCGGCTCGGCGGCAAGGCGGCAATGGTGGGCGCCGTTGGCGACGACGATTTCGGCCGGGTCAATACCGATCGCCTCAAACGCGACGGCGTCGATATCTCGGCGATCTCGATCGATCCCGACTATCCCTCGGGAAGCGCTTTCGTTCGCTACCGGAAGGATGGCTCCAGAGATTTCGTCTACAACATCGCCACCTCGGCAGCCGCGCGCTTCGGCTGGTCCCAAGTGGTCGGCGATCTGATCGACCGGAGCGGACATCTTCACGTGATGGGCTCCGCGCTGTCGGTTCCGAGTGCCCGCGCGGTGATCGACAAGGCGGTCGACATCGTCAAGGCGCGCGGCGGAACGCTCTCGGTCGATCCGAACATTCGCAAGGAGTTGAAGCTGGACGAGGATACCGAGCGCCGCTTTGCCGAGCTTGTCGCCGCCGCCGATCTGCTTCTGCCGTCCGGAGAGGAGCTTGAGCGTGCCGCAGGTGTCGAAGGCGAAGCGGCAGCGATCCGCCGCTTGTTCGAGCTTGGCGTCAAGGAGATCGTGCTGAAGCGCGGCGCCGGCGGCGCAACCTATTTCGCCCACCAGGGAGAGCGCATCGACGCCTCGGCATTTCTAGTTCAGGAAGTCGATCCCACCGGCGCCGGCGACTGCTTCGGCGGCGCCTATCTCACCTGCCGGCGGCTCGGAATGTCTCCGCAGCAGGCGCTGACCTATGCCTCGGCCGCCGGCGCCCGCAACGTGACGCTGCTGGGCCCGATGGAAGGCGCGGGCACCCGTGCGGAACTCGATGCGTTTATCGCGTCAACGGAAAGGCGGCCGTGA
- a CDS encoding D-lyxose/D-mannose family sugar isomerase: MQRSEINAALQRANAILDRWHWSLPAWGYWTAADFAAHPEASAYLRAHQLGWDVTDFGSNRFAECGLVLFCLRNGIVGVEGERTYAEKLLFVEEGQVTPTHRHAAKMEDIINRAGGDLVIEFAATDADGHVLKDDVTVPVDGLPRRLAAWEPLVLEPGRSVTIRTGLYHRFYGRKGGGPVLVGEVSQVNDDNSDNFFLEPIGRFAAIEEDEPPLRPLWNEGGR; this comes from the coding sequence ATGCAGCGCTCCGAGATCAACGCGGCATTGCAGCGGGCAAACGCGATCCTCGATCGTTGGCACTGGTCCCTACCGGCATGGGGCTATTGGACGGCGGCGGACTTTGCCGCGCATCCCGAAGCCTCGGCCTATCTGCGCGCTCACCAACTCGGGTGGGATGTCACCGATTTCGGCTCGAACCGGTTTGCCGAATGCGGCCTCGTGCTGTTCTGCCTGCGCAATGGCATCGTCGGCGTCGAGGGTGAACGGACCTATGCCGAAAAGCTGCTCTTCGTCGAGGAAGGACAGGTCACGCCGACACACCGGCATGCGGCCAAGATGGAAGACATCATCAATCGCGCCGGGGGCGATCTCGTCATCGAATTCGCCGCCACCGATGCCGATGGCCATGTGCTGAAGGATGACGTGACGGTTCCGGTCGACGGGCTGCCGCGCCGGCTCGCCGCATGGGAGCCGCTGGTCCTTGAGCCCGGCCGGAGCGTAACGATCCGCACCGGGCTTTACCATCGCTTCTACGGCCGGAAAGGCGGCGGACCCGTCCTCGTCGGCGAAGTCAGCCAGGTCAACGACGACAACAGCGATAATTTCTTTCTGGAGCCGATCGGCCGCTTTGCCGCGATCGAGGAAGACGAGCCGCCGCTCAGGCCGTTGTGGAACGAGGGAGGCCGCTGA
- a CDS encoding Gfo/Idh/MocA family protein, whose product MAKIFRFGVIGCGLMGREFASAAARWLHLADIKARPEIVAVCDTNTALLDWFRDHVPSVRQFTADYKELLANPEIDAVYCAVPHVLHQQFYIDVIKAGKHLLGEKPFGMDAAQNREIMAVLAEHPELLVRCSSEMPFFPGAQKVIALAKSGEMGEILEVEAGFLHSSDIDRQKPINWKRMAEINGDYGCMGDLGMHVLHVPLRLGWRPTTLHAQLVKKVTERPDGKDGMLPCTTWDNATISSRVRTGDQDFPMVLKTWRIAPGESNTWYIRVLGMKKSAFFSTKSPRQWQWMDYNGGAQAWSTEDLGYGSLFPAITGKIFEFGFADAIQQMWAAFVDELAGGNANGFGCATPAEAQAHHAVLTAALKSGREDIVVPVEYAGAPV is encoded by the coding sequence ATGGCGAAAATATTCCGCTTCGGCGTCATCGGCTGCGGTCTGATGGGGCGCGAATTCGCCAGCGCCGCGGCGCGCTGGCTGCATCTGGCCGATATCAAGGCGCGGCCGGAAATCGTCGCCGTCTGCGATACCAACACGGCGCTGCTCGACTGGTTCAGGGATCATGTGCCGAGTGTTCGCCAGTTCACTGCCGACTATAAGGAGCTTCTGGCCAATCCCGAAATCGATGCCGTCTATTGCGCTGTGCCGCATGTGCTGCACCAGCAATTCTATATCGACGTCATAAAGGCCGGAAAGCATCTTCTCGGCGAAAAGCCCTTCGGCATGGACGCCGCTCAGAACCGGGAAATCATGGCGGTTCTCGCCGAGCATCCCGAACTCCTGGTCCGCTGCTCGTCGGAAATGCCGTTCTTCCCCGGGGCACAGAAGGTCATCGCGCTCGCAAAAAGCGGTGAGATGGGGGAGATCCTCGAAGTCGAGGCGGGTTTCCTGCACTCTTCGGACATCGACCGGCAAAAGCCGATCAACTGGAAGCGCATGGCCGAGATCAACGGCGACTATGGCTGCATGGGGGATCTCGGCATGCATGTGCTGCATGTGCCGCTGCGTCTCGGCTGGCGCCCGACGACCTTGCACGCGCAACTGGTCAAGAAGGTCACCGAACGTCCTGACGGCAAAGACGGCATGCTGCCTTGCACCACCTGGGACAATGCCACGATCAGCAGCCGCGTGCGCACCGGGGATCAGGATTTTCCGATGGTGCTGAAAACCTGGCGCATCGCGCCCGGCGAATCCAACACTTGGTACATCCGCGTTCTCGGCATGAAGAAGAGCGCATTCTTCAGCACGAAGTCGCCGCGTCAGTGGCAGTGGATGGATTATAATGGCGGCGCACAGGCTTGGAGCACCGAGGATCTCGGTTATGGCTCGCTGTTTCCCGCCATCACGGGCAAGATCTTCGAATTCGGTTTTGCCGATGCCATCCAGCAGATGTGGGCGGCCTTCGTCGATGAGCTTGCCGGAGGCAATGCGAACGGCTTCGGCTGCGCGACGCCGGCGGAAGCGCAAGCGCATCATGCGGTCCTGACCGCAGCCCTCAAATCCGGTCGCGAGGACATCGTGGTGCCGGTGGAGTATGCCGGGGCGCCAGTCTGA
- a CDS encoding zinc-dependent alcohol dehydrogenase family protein produces the protein MRALRLESIGSLTMRSVEKPVAGRGELLVRVAAAGICGSDRHMYKGEYPTAIPVTLGHEFCGIVEEIGDGVTRFAGGELVTVDPNIACGTCPACTRARPNLCERLTAIGVTRDGGFAEYVVVPHAQAFILPADLDPVHGAFSEPLACCIHAIDKAGIRPGDSVAILGGGVIGLLMVQLARLAGAGEIILITRQQSRRQAALRLGATHAFDPNSSDTVASVREVTRGGADVVIECAGVSDTLQSGLRMARRGGTFVLFGVTPAGVEVPVLPFDLLVNEVDIRPAYLNPFTHSRAAALVANGALELDALVTKTIGLEEVADVVGNAPLPGEIKVIVRP, from the coding sequence ATGAGAGCTCTACGCTTGGAATCGATCGGGTCTTTGACCATGCGCAGCGTTGAGAAACCGGTTGCCGGGCGTGGCGAGCTGCTTGTCCGGGTTGCTGCCGCCGGCATCTGCGGCTCCGATCGCCACATGTACAAGGGCGAATATCCGACCGCGATCCCGGTCACGCTGGGCCACGAATTCTGCGGCATCGTCGAAGAGATCGGCGATGGCGTCACCCGCTTTGCCGGCGGCGAGCTGGTGACGGTCGACCCGAATATCGCCTGCGGCACCTGTCCTGCTTGCACGCGGGCGCGGCCGAACCTGTGCGAGAGACTGACCGCCATCGGCGTGACGCGGGATGGCGGCTTTGCCGAATATGTGGTGGTGCCGCATGCGCAGGCCTTCATCCTGCCGGCCGACCTCGATCCCGTCCACGGCGCCTTCTCCGAACCGCTGGCCTGCTGCATCCACGCCATCGACAAGGCAGGGATCCGTCCGGGCGACAGCGTCGCGATCCTCGGCGGCGGCGTGATCGGCCTGCTGATGGTGCAGTTGGCCCGTCTGGCGGGGGCTGGCGAGATCATTTTGATCACGCGGCAGCAATCGAGACGCCAGGCCGCCCTGCGCCTGGGGGCGACGCACGCCTTCGACCCGAATTCTTCGGACACGGTCGCGTCCGTTCGGGAGGTTACCAGAGGCGGCGCGGACGTGGTCATTGAGTGCGCCGGCGTGAGCGACACGCTTCAAAGCGGCCTGAGGATGGCGCGGCGCGGTGGCACCTTTGTGCTTTTCGGCGTGACGCCGGCGGGTGTCGAGGTGCCGGTTCTACCCTTCGATCTGCTCGTCAACGAAGTCGACATCAGGCCTGCCTACCTCAACCCCTTCACCCATTCGCGCGCTGCGGCACTGGTGGCAAACGGGGCATTGGAACTGGACGCATTGGTCACCAAAACCATAGGTCTCGAAGAGGTCGCCGACGTGGTGGGCAACGCGCCGTTGCCGGGCGAGATCAAGGTGATCGTCCGGCCCTAA
- a CDS encoding D-tagatose-bisphosphate aldolase, class II, non-catalytic subunit: protein MRVHLDELARRRIEGHPRGVTSVCSAHPIVLRAALRHGRQQQSTVLIEATCNQVNHLGGYTGMTPSDFASLVMTIAAEEGCPEEFIVLGGDHLGPNPWRDRPAEEAMAEAEKMVAAYVDAGFRKIHLDASMGCLGEPMALDDETTAHRAARLAAVAEASAGKTGGAMPVYVIGTEVPPPGGADHALTTIEPTAAAAALKTIDVHRRIFAEAGLGQAFGRAIGLVVQPGVEFGNHNVILYDSSKIEALQSVLTEEPQFVFEAHSTDYQGTQPLAALVKDGFPILKVGPELTFVLREALYALDAIASDLLPDYGQRPVYAAMEALMLDQPGNWRRHYHGTEAGMRWLRHYSLSDRIRYYWASAEAQDAVRRLCEALRGQSVPLPLLWQHMPAAQHFADAPLDPEEVLIWRVTKSLADYHAACGVGKN, encoded by the coding sequence ATGCGGGTGCATCTCGACGAACTGGCGAGGCGCAGGATCGAAGGCCATCCCCGGGGCGTGACCTCGGTATGCTCTGCCCATCCGATCGTGCTGCGCGCAGCACTCCGGCACGGGCGGCAACAGCAAAGCACCGTGCTGATCGAGGCAACCTGCAACCAGGTCAATCACCTCGGCGGCTATACCGGGATGACGCCGAGCGATTTCGCGTCCCTCGTCATGACGATAGCGGCGGAGGAGGGCTGCCCCGAAGAATTCATCGTTCTCGGCGGCGACCATCTCGGCCCCAATCCGTGGCGGGATCGCCCGGCGGAGGAGGCCATGGCCGAGGCGGAGAAAATGGTTGCCGCCTATGTCGACGCCGGATTCCGCAAGATTCACCTCGACGCCTCGATGGGTTGCCTGGGCGAGCCGATGGCGCTCGACGACGAAACCACCGCCCATCGCGCCGCCCGGCTTGCCGCAGTCGCCGAGGCTTCGGCCGGGAAGACCGGCGGCGCAATGCCGGTTTACGTCATCGGCACCGAGGTGCCGCCGCCGGGCGGGGCCGATCATGCGCTGACGACGATCGAACCGACCGCTGCCGCGGCAGCGCTGAAGACGATCGACGTCCACCGCCGGATCTTTGCGGAGGCCGGACTCGGGCAAGCGTTCGGACGCGCCATCGGCCTGGTCGTTCAGCCGGGTGTCGAGTTCGGCAATCACAACGTCATCCTTTACGACAGCAGCAAGATAGAGGCGCTGCAATCGGTGCTGACCGAGGAGCCGCAATTCGTTTTCGAGGCCCACTCGACGGATTATCAGGGCACCCAGCCTTTGGCCGCGCTGGTGAAGGACGGGTTTCCCATCCTGAAAGTCGGTCCCGAACTGACCTTCGTCTTGCGCGAGGCGCTCTATGCGCTCGATGCGATCGCTTCCGACCTGTTGCCCGATTACGGCCAGCGTCCGGTCTATGCGGCGATGGAAGCGCTGATGCTCGATCAGCCGGGCAATTGGCGCCGTCACTACCACGGCACAGAGGCCGGGATGCGCTGGCTGCGGCATTACTCGCTCTCCGACCGCATCCGTTACTACTGGGCGTCAGCTGAAGCGCAGGATGCCGTCCGGCGCCTGTGCGAGGCCCTTCGGGGGCAATCGGTGCCGCTGCCATTGCTTTGGCAGCATATGCCGGCCGCGCAGCACTTCGCAGACGCGCCGCTCGATCCGGAAGAGGTTCTGATCTGGAGAGTGACGAAGAGCCTCGCCGACTATCACGCGGCCTGCGGCGTCGGGAAGAATTGA
- a CDS encoding SDR family NAD(P)-dependent oxidoreductase: MSYLQKFRLDGERAVVTGGGRAIGLCCTEALAEAGAAVVVIERSEADARQALALRDKGYDIDVRLGDVTDAARMDAIAAELVDAGRPATILVNNAGIGQSGIPAEDLSDADWLRMMDVNLNGVFWCSRAFGRHMVSMKRGAIVNLGSMSGHICNRPQPQTAYNVSKAAVHHLTRSLAAEWAQHGIRVNAVAPTYIETPMVVAVEANRERIPLWLADTPMGRMGTPEEVASAVLFLASGAASLMTGAIVNVDAGFTCW, from the coding sequence ATGAGTTACCTGCAGAAATTTCGCCTCGATGGCGAGCGTGCGGTGGTGACCGGCGGAGGGCGCGCGATCGGGCTCTGCTGCACCGAGGCGCTGGCGGAGGCGGGCGCTGCCGTCGTCGTCATCGAACGCAGCGAGGCCGACGCCCGGCAAGCGCTGGCGTTGCGCGACAAGGGCTACGATATCGACGTCCGGCTGGGCGACGTTACCGACGCGGCCCGCATGGACGCGATCGCCGCCGAGCTTGTCGACGCCGGCCGGCCGGCGACGATCCTCGTCAACAATGCCGGGATTGGCCAGAGCGGCATCCCGGCAGAGGATCTCAGCGACGCGGATTGGCTGCGCATGATGGACGTCAATCTCAACGGCGTCTTCTGGTGCTCACGCGCTTTCGGCCGCCACATGGTCTCGATGAAGCGCGGCGCCATCGTCAATCTCGGCTCGATGTCGGGGCACATCTGCAACCGGCCACAGCCTCAGACGGCCTACAATGTCTCGAAGGCGGCGGTCCATCACCTCACGCGCTCGCTGGCCGCCGAATGGGCGCAGCACGGCATCAGGGTAAACGCCGTTGCGCCCACCTACATCGAGACACCGATGGTGGTGGCCGTCGAAGCCAATCGCGAGCGCATTCCGCTCTGGCTTGCCGACACGCCGATGGGGCGGATGGGAACGCCGGAGGAGGTGGCAAGCGCGGTCCTCTTCCTCGCTTCAGGCGCCGCCAGCCTGATGACCGGAGCGATCGTCAACGTCGATGCGGGGTTCACCTGCTGGTAG
- a CDS encoding carbohydrate kinase family protein has protein sequence MRTGEEVHHQGGLKQGGIVCAGNFIVDRVHTLSYWPEQGNLAHILHQDLGVGGGAANVVTDLASLGFPGRLAAAGCIGADPDGEIVKARLAAAGVDIGGLTALADRVTAHTHVMNVPGENRTFFYHGGANDAVTDKRVSPAAFAEAGYRLFYLGYLMLLPGLDRIGPDGLSGASRLLDAARRAGLTTCVDFVSSEDPEFAAKVGVALPFCDFLIINEMEAGRATGVAVRDANGDLIEAELLKAGERLLAAGVTKGAIIHAPEICFWFAPGAVPIMTRSRPVDPGDIVSTVGAGDAFCAAVLYGLHENWPVEHICTVAHAAAAYCLTGATATDGIPDMSVLLREAKETNPA, from the coding sequence ATGCGAACCGGGGAGGAGGTTCACCATCAGGGCGGGCTGAAGCAGGGCGGTATCGTTTGTGCTGGAAACTTCATCGTCGATCGCGTCCACACCCTGTCCTATTGGCCCGAACAGGGCAATCTCGCCCATATCCTGCATCAGGATCTCGGCGTCGGAGGCGGGGCCGCCAATGTCGTCACCGATCTGGCCTCGCTTGGATTTCCCGGAAGGCTGGCGGCGGCGGGATGCATCGGCGCCGATCCGGATGGAGAGATCGTCAAGGCCCGGCTTGCGGCGGCCGGCGTCGATATCGGCGGTCTCACCGCGCTTGCCGACCGGGTGACGGCGCATACGCATGTGATGAATGTGCCCGGTGAGAACCGGACCTTCTTTTATCATGGCGGCGCCAACGATGCGGTCACGGACAAACGCGTCTCACCCGCGGCCTTCGCCGAAGCCGGATATCGGCTGTTCTATCTCGGTTATCTCATGCTGTTGCCGGGTCTCGACCGGATAGGCCCCGACGGTCTGTCGGGAGCCTCGCGCTTGCTCGACGCCGCACGCCGCGCGGGGCTGACGACCTGCGTGGATTTCGTCTCGAGCGAAGACCCGGAATTTGCGGCCAAGGTCGGCGTCGCTCTGCCCTTCTGCGATTTCCTGATCATCAACGAAATGGAGGCGGGCCGGGCAACCGGCGTTGCCGTTCGCGATGCGAACGGAGATTTGATCGAGGCGGAGCTTTTGAAAGCCGGCGAGCGGCTGCTGGCCGCAGGCGTCACCAAGGGAGCGATCATCCACGCGCCGGAGATCTGTTTCTGGTTCGCGCCTGGCGCCGTCCCGATCATGACGCGTTCACGACCCGTCGATCCCGGTGACATCGTCAGCACGGTCGGGGCCGGAGACGCCTTCTGTGCCGCGGTGCTTTACGGCCTGCATGAGAACTGGCCGGTCGAGCATATCTGCACTGTCGCCCATGCTGCGGCTGCGTATTGCCTGACGGGCGCGACGGCCACCGACGGCATTCCCGACATGTCTGTCCTCCTCCGGGAGGCGAAGGAGACGAACCCCGCCTAG